The nucleotide sequence CCGTATCAGTCGCCACAGATCGATTCGGAAGAAGCTCCGGCACTGAAGCACGAGAATCTCTCGCAACCAACGACACCTGTCGACCAGACAATCGCCGTCGTTTCGCCGGTCGCCGAAGGGTGGGCCAATCAGGTTCTGACCCAACGAAACTTTGTTGTCGCAGTCTTCCTACGGTTCCTTGCTTCTATAACAGGCTTCCCGCTGGTGGTCTTCGCGATGATGTCCACGATGAGTTCACTGTCAACACTGCAAAATCCACAGATTTCACTTTCGACCAGCGCTTCGGCTGTCATCACTTCCATCGTTTTAGCTGTCGTCGCTTTCTTGATCATGTTCGCAATATTGGCGTTTGTGAACTTGTATGTTCCATTTACTTATGAGGATCGCTTCTTCGGCAAGAAGCTCATCAAAAACATCGGGTCGAGAACCGAGTCGTATATCGAGAGGCCCACATCGACGAGCTGTCAGCTCGTCGCCGTCATTCCAGAAGATCGCTGGACGAAACCACGCAACCGTCTTTCCGACGACATCGCCATCATGTGGATCGATCCTTACAGTTCGCAGATCTTCTTGGAAGGAGACCGCCTGCGGTATCACATTCCGATCGGTTCGTTGCTCGAGCTGAGATGCGATCACTTTTGCAAACATCTCACGCAGGTCTGGTATGTCCACCTCACATTTCGCACCGCCGATGGTCCCCTCGAACTTTTCCTCCGTCCAGGCGAGAACGGCATCTTCCTGAGCGTCTTCAATCGAACACGCCAGGCTGCTGCCGAACAGCTCTTTCACCGGATTGAATTACTGATTGCCGAGGCCAAACATCGCCAGCAGAAGAAGGCAGATTAACTTCCCACAAAATCTGCTCGAATCTGCCGGTTCGCTGCCCTAGAATCCTGGTTACCTCGTTGGCCCCCGTTAGGCATGTTCGGAGCCAGTTGCATGTCTGAACCTGAATTGAATCCGTTCGCTTCGCCTGGTTCGTTCGTCACTCCACTTCCGGAGGACGAACTTGTCCAGCCGTTGTGGCCGCTGCATGCCACCGCCGAAGCAACGATCGAAGACATTCGCGAACAAGATCGTGGCAAGATCTACAACTTCCGCCATCGCATCATGATCAATGTGATTGGGCTGACTCCGGCATTGCTGTTCTTTGGCGGCCTCGGCCTGATGGCGGTGGGGGCGTGGCAACTCCCCGAGAACCCACTGGAAGATCGGTGGGACTCTGCGTGGAGCTTGCCTCTGCTGGGTATCGGTGCCATCGGCTTAGTGGCTGGCGGGATCTTGTCGACCTTCTATCAACTGCTGCCGGAAGACCTTTACACCTATGGACGCGTGCGACGTAACTTTGCCTTGCGTCCCGAAGCGATCGTTCTGGCCCAAGACGATCATCGGTTCATCGGGATCACGCCGCGCGAGAAGTGGAAAGTCATCGAGCTCGATACAGCCAGCGACGTAGGGCTTTTGAAACTCGACAAGGCCGAGCGTTCGATTCGGATCGAAGGGGATTATCATCGCTACATTATTCCGGTTGACGCCCTGCTCGACTGTGAAGAAGAGTGTTTCTATCACCCCATCGACAAGGCGACCCAGCACTGGCTCATTCGGCTGGTCTTGAACACAAAAAGCGGCCCGGTGGAACTGCTATTCGGCATGAGCCAGATTAGTTTGGGGGAACCTCGCTGGAACAAACGCCGTCAGCAATTGGCGGCAGCTTTCGTTCAGCGTATCCTGGCTTTGCGACAAAGCTCGTAATCCGCAGCAAGACTTGCAACGATCGAAGACGCGTGCATGACGACTCCCGAATTCAATCCTTATGCTTCCCCCGAGGCGGACCAGCCTGGCAGCGACAAGCCAGAGGCCGATACCACGTTTCCGCTTCAGGCCACGGCGATCGCTCAAATTGAAGAGGTCCCAGCTCCTTACGCCGGCAAGGTTCGGACGTTGGTCAATCGATTTATGGTGGGCCTGGCGAATGTCATGATTCGTCTGCCGATCGTGGGTGCCGTCTACTTTTTGATTCGCTATGCCCCAGAGTGGATGAACCTGGGCGGGCTCGCTTCGCTGGCGTTGACCGCGATGGTGATCGGCGTCTTCACGGTCGTTTTCCTGCTGATCAATGCGTTGTGTGAAGACCGCTGGTGGGAGGTGATGATGCGGCGCCAGGTCGACCGGCGTCCTTCCCCTTGGATCGTCAGCGATACCTACCGCAGTCAATTTGTCACGTTGACTTCATCGAAACCGCAAGCGATGGCCTCGTTCCAACTTGGCACGAACGACGCCGAGATCATCGACATCGGCTTGCTGCGACTCGATCACGAGACCGGGGAAATCATTTTAGAATGTGACCTGCGACGGTATCGGATTCCGCGCGCTTCGCTGCTGGCCTGCGACGTTCGCCAGATCACGCTGCACACGCCTTGGACACCGGTCGTGCGGATTGCCTGCGAAACCCTGACCGGGCCCAGCGAGTTCTGCATTCTCGCCAGCGATACCAATCCGTGGCGGATCTTCGTTCGTCGCTATCGACGGAAGCGAGCCGAAGAGATCGCGGAAGAGATCTACTCGTTGCCCAACATTCCGGACGAACCAATACGCCCGGAAATGGCATCGTAGTCATTCGGCGACTTCGCTGCACCAAGAAACAAAAAGAGGCCTGACAACGCGCGGTCGTCAGGCCTCTTGCTTTGGTTCCGTGAGGTTACCGCAGGAAATCGTTCCATGGGCCAGTGATAGCGAACGTCACGCCTGGGGTTTGAATGTTGGCGAACAGCCACTTTCCGTCAGGGCTGAAGGTCGAGCCGGCCCATTCCTTGTCGACGAACGATCCAGTCAGACCGTTTTGCTCGCCGTTGAGCACGATGTTGTTTTCCGCGAAGTTATTCAGGCGACCATCCTTCGTCAGGGTCAGCAGACGCTGTGGTAGCGGGTCTTCCCCTTCGTAATCGTTGTCTTCGCACAAGATCAAACCACCTTGAGGGCTGACGCAAAGGTTGTCAGGCATGTTCAAAACGCGCTTGTCACGCGATTCATACAACAGCGTGACCGTTTGGTTCTGCGGATCGAACTGCCAGATCTGGCCAGCCTTCGCGGCACCGCCATCGGTCGCGTCGAAGTAGATCAAGCCGTTGCCATACCAGCAACCTTCCAGACGCGAGAAGGTCGAGCCTCCCAGCTTCTTGCCTTGCTCGAAGACCGTTTCAGGCTTGGTACCGGCAGCGGTCAGTTCGAGACGTGGGTTCGAGATCTTGTGCCAACGAACCGGGAAGCTGGCTCCGTTCTGGAAGCCACCACGGAGGTCAGGCTGGCCGACGACTTCCGCGATTTCCAACACGCCCCCTTCGGCCAACTGGCCTGGCTTGGTCGGCCGGAAGCGATAGAGACCTGACTGACGCTGATCTTCGGTCAGATAGACGTAGCCTGTCTTGCGGTCGATCGCGACGGCTTCGTGCACGAAGCGGCCCATGTCTTTGATTGGCTTGGCGGTCGCGGTTCCCTCCGCAGGAACTTCAAACACCCAGCCATGGTCCTGCTCGAAGTGAGCGATGTCGTTGCCATCGGCCGTGCTGGCGTCCGACTCTTCACAGGTCAACCAACTTCCCCATGGAGTCACACCACCGGCACAGTTGCGAACCGTGCCTGAGATCGCCCCGTACGCCGACACCCAACGTTCCCGTTCGGTATCGAAAGTGAGCTGCGTGCAGCCACCCGTTGCCGAGCGATCGAACGGTTCGCCATCTTTGAAATTGAAAGCGGGGCCTGGGTTGCTCATTTCGTGGTTGCGAGTCAGCAACAG is from Bremerella sp. JC817 and encodes:
- a CDS encoding alkaline phosphatase PhoX, whose product is MAESKSRREFLSDTFSAFGAFAVGSALSTLGERVALGEMAKQSFPLIPTKDEATGLPLLKLPEGFRYISYGWTGDEMSDGQPTPPAHDGMGVIAKSGSQLLLTRNHEMSNPGPAFNFKDGEPFDRSATGGCTQLTFDTERERWVSAYGAISGTVRNCAGGVTPWGSWLTCEESDASTADGNDIAHFEQDHGWVFEVPAEGTATAKPIKDMGRFVHEAVAIDRKTGYVYLTEDQRQSGLYRFRPTKPGQLAEGGVLEIAEVVGQPDLRGGFQNGASFPVRWHKISNPRLELTAAGTKPETVFEQGKKLGGSTFSRLEGCWYGNGLIYFDATDGGAAKAGQIWQFDPQNQTVTLLYESRDKRVLNMPDNLCVSPQGGLILCEDNDYEGEDPLPQRLLTLTKDGRLNNFAENNIVLNGEQNGLTGSFVDKEWAGSTFSPDGKWLFANIQTPGVTFAITGPWNDFLR